Within the Malus sylvestris chromosome 4, drMalSylv7.2, whole genome shotgun sequence genome, the region GTAGCCATTAATGGAGGTTGACGAAATGGATTCGCTCTTCGAGGGCATGGTCTTGTTTACCCCTAACAATTCTGGTAATAACAGTCTACCCCAATTGGAGGATTTGGAGAAACACCATCTCCCTGATCACGGTGGTCAAGATCCAGCCCTTCAATCTCACCAAGATGGAGATGCTCCTCCACCTCCGCCACCTCCGCCACCTCCGCCAGAATCATCATCCTCCGAGCCTCTTGACGAGAACCTCTTCTCCGACCTCACAGTCCAATTCCAGACCCTCCCAGACCCAGAAGGTCCACTAACACAGACACACGACGACCTTGTTCAGAATCAAACCCCCGCATCGAAACCAACACCGCCTGCGACAACATCCAGACAGAACTCCTCCACTTCCAGACGGAAAAAGCGAGCCGCTGGCCTCCGCATCGGATACGCCCGCGATTCCTATTCCAGTTCCAGGGCCGATGATCCCGATCTCGACGACGACTCCCTCCCCTACACCTCCACCTCCATCTCCACCACCCCCGTGGTCCCTACTTCCACTCCATCTTCTGACTCcactccccctcctcctccgcctGTATCCTTATCAGTATCGGAACCAGAACCAGTACCAGTAGAAGTGGTCGTAAATGACAAAGAAGCCCCTCCCGAGCTCCGGTTGGATCAGAGCAAGGCTCTGATCGCCGACAAGCTCAGTCACGCTCGCCAATTGGCTGCCTCCATCTCCGCCGCAAGGAAGGAATCCATTGCCAAGAGAAGGGCAGCAGCGGACCATCTCAATTTGGCGTCTGTCAATGAAGCCAATCTCGAGAAACAGCTGGAAGAGGCTTGCGAGGCTGAGGATTTCGACACTGCACAAAGGCTCAGTGACAGCCTTGCAGCTGCTCAGAGCCAGAAGCAAGTTCTGTTAGCCGCCCTCAGAGATGCCGAGGCCGAATGTGATGCTGTGGACACCAAAATGCATCAAGTTCTCCAATCCCAAATCACCGCCGAGGAAGAATGTGCTTCTCTGCTTCAACGCTTTGCCACCGTATGTACCTCCTCCTCCACCTTTTGATTATTTGCTTGCAgaaattaattgtttttaatagCATAGACTACAAACAAAATGGAGATAATGGAATGAATGGCAATTGTGAAAGTTATGACATTACAATGATGACATGTAGTAATGAGTAATGTGATGATTGTTTGGTTCGATATCACAGGATGCCTCGAATGATGCAGATTTGGTCTTACAAACAGCAGAAGCCCACTCTTCAAAAGAAACAGAAGAATGGCTTTCATCGACTGAAGCCTTGCATGCCAAGAAAATGGAACTGGAGATTGAATCCCATATCATCGATGATGCTGGGATTGTCTTGGACTCTTCCATTGACACTTTGGTGGAGGATGACAAGAGGGAGAAAGAATGTCTCTGTAAGAAAAAGAACGTTCTCATGGACGAACTGGAGAAGCTACTTGCTTTGGTGAAGCAGAAGGAACAAGAGATTGCACAAAATGATCGTGACATCAAACAAGTTGAGGAAAGGATTGATCTTGCTCTTTCTGGCTTCCAGGATATGCAATCTAGCATTCAGGCCAAGTCCAGCAACTTGCAAGCAGCCCTCTCTAGGATAAATGTAGAGAGTGAGGCTCTGTCAACAAAAAAGACGGAAATTGATGCCTTCCTTACTCGGGAACAAGAGAGGGAAGCAAAGTTGAGGGAACTGGCCAGGGCTTCCACAGAGGAAGCGGAGGCATACCAACAAGTTGCTGCTCTTAGAAAAACTCTCATGTCCTCTATTTTGAAGTCCAGGGAAGATAATATCACGCTTGCAAAGACTGAGGAAGAGCTCTCCAAGGATGTTCAAATGCTCCAACAGGATGTTTCTGCCTCAAGAGCTTCACTGCAGGAACTGTCTTCGAAAAAGTCGAGCATTCAGCAAGATATAGCATCCTCTAAGCAGAAAATGATTTTCATAGACAAAAGAATTCCAGAGCTGGAAGCAGAAAAGAAAGTCGCTGCAACTGCAAGAAATTTTAAGGAAGCAGCACGACTTGCTGCCGAGGCTAAGTCATTGAATGCTGAAAAGGAAGGGATACAGAATGACATGGAAAAAGCCATCTTAGAGCTTGAGAAACTCGAGCAAGAGATAAAAGAGACTGTTAACAGATTGCAGGAGACAGAGGGGCATATTCTCTCCAAGGAAAAAGAGCTAGCTACGGCTAGGTTTCAGAGGTTGCTTCTGATATCTGGTATTGCTAAAGCAGAAAGAGAAGCTGCTTTGGAGTTGGGTAACCTTGAAGAAGCTAACCTTCTGCTTGCGGAGGCCGAAGCAGCAGACTCTGAAGCAAATAAGCTTCAACCGTTATACGATCTCAAGGTGGAAGAGGTTGAAAGATTACCAAAGCAGTTCATCTCCGTGGAGCTTATATCTAATCTTGGGTGGAAGCAGTTAGAAGAATTAGCAGCATTAGTGCAACCTTCTCAGGGGTGACAACTTGCAGAGCTAGAGTCGAGGATTGATTTGTTATTGATCTCTGTC harbors:
- the LOC126619093 gene encoding putative WEB family protein At1g65010, chloroplastic → MEVDEMDSLFEGMVLFTPNNSGNNSLPQLEDLEKHHLPDHGGQDPALQSHQDGDAPPPPPPPPPPPESSSSEPLDENLFSDLTVQFQTLPDPEGPLTQTHDDLVQNQTPASKPTPPATTSRQNSSTSRRKKRAAGLRIGYARDSYSSSRADDPDLDDDSLPYTSTSISTTPVVPTSTPSSDSTPPPPPPVSLSVSEPEPVPVEVVVNDKEAPPELRLDQSKALIADKLSHARQLAASISAARKESIAKRRAAADHLNLASVNEANLEKQLEEACEAEDFDTAQRLSDSLAAAQSQKQVLLAALRDAEAECDAVDTKMHQVLQSQITAEEECASLLQRFATDASNDADLVLQTAEAHSSKETEEWLSSTEALHAKKMELEIESHIIDDAGIVLDSSIDTLVEDDKREKECLCKKKNVLMDELEKLLALVKQKEQEIAQNDRDIKQVEERIDLALSGFQDMQSSIQAKSSNLQAALSRINVESEALSTKKTEIDAFLTREQEREAKLRELARASTEEAEAYQQVAALRKTLMSSILKSREDNITLAKTEEELSKDVQMLQQDVSASRASLQELSSKKSSIQQDIASSKQKMIFIDKRIPELEAEKKVAATARNFKEAARLAAEAKSLNAEKEGIQNDMEKAILELEKLEQEIKETVNRLQETEGHILSKEKELATARFQRLLLISGIAKAEREAALELGNLEEANLLLAEAEAADSEANKLQPLYDLKVEEVERLPKQFISVELISNLGWKQLEELAALVQPSQG